One segment of Mycoplasma sp. E35C DNA contains the following:
- a CDS encoding APC family permease — translation MSNSISNQQNNSLANATKSKKISFFSGVTIAIGSSIGAGIFFRAQSVLENSQNSMIFAIFCWIFAAFSVIAMALALIEISSGRNDNLSIIGWCQTFNGRYVYKSCKNFMAYIYVPLTYFFMPLYSILSIQDGVSSFYEGYNGLGTQVDWMIMMVLSLVISVYFIVIAGVSVRIGNIQNLIISFVKFIPLVFAIIIGFVVFYNNGSKPTNPNINNFEFKLPEDIDIAKKFSFTNLSPGFGMFISIGAIYFAYDGFYYAAGIQSEMKQPKKTPLAILVGLSFVTVVYLIMAVAMSLGSTDGSPSGLEKFLKDHNLIPVYAAFQIAIGIGVLGIVNGLSLWANRFMEDLVKLNELPFSMKFINQIREDKAIVGLKYNLVIAIPVIIIASLIGGLGYIDSNYLDSKYGTGVGKIYSFSDLMGNWTSVIAFSYIVIAIIGGLINRKKNTVKVDKFKYFIPSAICAVVVMIVAVALTFLQPIGDLILLYKIPYSKETEKVYISRIMLVIVLVLYLLIMFLPIVIEDKKMIKKYGSIEKSEIAKLRIKAEVKKTSFKSELLAYVEMLKRNKLSKEFELALQEVQEANQTVSS, via the coding sequence ATGTCAAATTCAATCAGTAATCAGCAAAATAATTCATTAGCAAATGCCACTAAATCTAAAAAAATTAGCTTCTTTTCAGGAGTAACCATTGCAATCGGTTCATCGATTGGAGCAGGGATCTTTTTCAGAGCACAATCAGTTTTAGAAAATTCACAAAATTCAATGATTTTTGCGATATTTTGTTGAATTTTTGCTGCTTTTTCTGTGATCGCAATGGCGTTAGCTTTAATTGAAATCTCAAGTGGTCGAAATGATAATTTATCAATTATTGGATGATGTCAAACATTCAATGGTCGATATGTTTATAAATCCTGTAAGAATTTCATGGCATATATTTATGTGCCATTAACTTACTTCTTCATGCCATTATATTCAATCTTATCAATCCAAGATGGTGTGAGTTCTTTTTATGAAGGATATAACGGTTTAGGCACGCAAGTTGATTGAATGATCATGATGGTTTTATCATTGGTTATTTCAGTTTATTTCATTGTGATTGCTGGTGTGAGTGTAAGAATTGGCAACATTCAAAATTTAATTATTTCTTTTGTTAAATTTATTCCTTTAGTATTTGCAATCATTATTGGTTTTGTTGTTTTTTATAACAACGGATCAAAACCAACAAATCCAAATATTAATAATTTTGAGTTTAAACTTCCAGAAGATATTGATATTGCTAAAAAATTCAGTTTTACCAACCTATCACCTGGTTTTGGAATGTTCATTTCAATTGGAGCTATTTATTTTGCTTATGACGGTTTTTATTACGCAGCTGGCATTCAATCTGAAATGAAGCAACCTAAAAAAACTCCATTAGCAATTTTAGTTGGATTGTCATTTGTTACAGTTGTTTATTTAATTATGGCTGTAGCAATGTCATTAGGTTCAACAGATGGTTCACCATCAGGTTTAGAAAAATTCTTAAAAGATCACAATTTAATCCCAGTTTATGCTGCATTCCAGATTGCGATTGGAATTGGAGTTTTAGGAATTGTTAATGGTTTAAGTTTATGGGCTAATCGTTTCATGGAAGATTTAGTTAAATTAAACGAATTACCTTTTAGTATGAAGTTTATTAACCAAATTCGTGAAGATAAAGCAATCGTTGGACTTAAATATAATTTAGTAATTGCAATTCCAGTTATCATCATTGCTTCATTGATAGGTGGGCTAGGTTATATTGATAGTAACTATTTAGATTCAAAATATGGAACAGGTGTTGGTAAGATTTATAGTTTCTCAGATTTAATGGGAAATTGGACATCGGTAATTGCTTTTAGTTATATCGTAATAGCAATCATTGGTGGATTAATAAATCGTAAGAAAAACACGGTAAAAGTAGATAAATTTAAGTATTTTATTCCAAGCGCAATTTGTGCTGTTGTTGTGATGATTGTCGCAGTAGCTTTAACATTCTTACAACCAATTGGCGATCTGATATTGCTATACAAAATTCCTTATAGTAAAGAAACTGAAAAAGTTTATATATCACGCATTATGTTAGTGATTGTGTTGGTGCTTTATTTATTAATCATGTTTCTTCCAATTGTTATTGAAGATAAAAAAATGATTAAAAAATACGGATCAATTGAAAAATCAGAAATTGCTAAATTAAGAATCAAAGCAGAAGTTAAAAAAACTAGTTTTAAATCAGAATTATTAGCTTATGTTGAGATGTTAAAACGCAATAAATTAAGCAAAGAATTCGAATTAGCATTACAAGAAGTTCAAGAAGCTAACCAAACAGTTTCTTCATAG
- a CDS encoding MSC_0882 family membrane protein: MNDKTQTLDLGIESDNDKYAEFARSKAVMLNQISNSFYNSSNVVTINQEEIQPELVETKETKMPTFYKKELFFSTIDLIFGIIVILLFGIAMLLIALNIYDKNQSWHIMWATIPLGLITLIIGYKTISNYVNIKSGLKNPEAFNRHQIAVNILRSYKSLKLVPININWLAAGIYIAVGLVSLVALVVAWGWNTSVDPQKVKEFGQLSVLKEDKVTLDYWPLYTIITTGGVGIGTLIIQIYLLITSSIRAREIETFYGRMPINDLDMSQIKSRTNKRNMIIFLIYILIIGLIFIIAKLIINTFLAKKDKKFKILPF, translated from the coding sequence ATGAATGACAAAACACAAACATTAGATTTAGGAATCGAATCAGATAACGACAAATACGCTGAGTTTGCTAGATCAAAAGCAGTGATGTTAAATCAGATTAGCAACAGTTTTTATAACAGTTCTAATGTCGTTACCATTAATCAAGAAGAGATCCAACCTGAATTAGTTGAAACTAAAGAAACCAAAATGCCAACTTTTTATAAAAAAGAGTTGTTCTTTAGCACAATTGATTTAATTTTTGGGATTATTGTTATTCTGTTATTTGGGATTGCAATGTTATTAATTGCTCTAAATATTTATGATAAGAACCAATCATGACACATAATGTGAGCAACAATTCCATTAGGATTGATTACGTTAATTATCGGATATAAGACGATTAGTAATTATGTCAATATAAAAAGCGGTTTGAAAAATCCAGAGGCCTTTAATCGGCATCAGATTGCGGTCAATATCTTGCGATCGTATAAAAGTTTGAAATTAGTTCCGATTAATATCAATTGATTAGCAGCAGGAATTTATATTGCTGTTGGTTTAGTTTCACTAGTTGCACTAGTTGTGGCTTGGGGATGAAATACTAGTGTTGATCCACAAAAAGTTAAAGAATTTGGTCAATTATCAGTTCTTAAAGAAGATAAAGTTACATTAGATTACTGACCATTATATACAATCATCACCACAGGTGGGGTTGGAATTGGAACTTTAATCATTCAAATTTATTTATTGATTACAAGCTCAATTCGCGCTAGAGAAATTGAAACTTTCTATGGCAGAATGCCAATTAATGATCTTGATATGTCGCAAATCAAGAGCAGAACTAATAAAAGAAATATGATTATCTTTTTAATCTACATTTTAATTATTGGTTTAATCTTTATTATTGCCAAACTGATTATTAATACATTCTTAGCTAAAAAAGATAAGAAATTTAAAATCCTTCCTTTTTAA
- a CDS encoding Cof-type HAD-IIB family hydrolase — protein MDIENKNQLKLIGIDLDGTLLSRRKKVTTKVINALLKLRQKSPELVIAIITGRFSRSAQRIIKTLNNSGVDVNYLCSSNGSVVYSVKNEEYQKLYELNIPSKNARVIFEYCLKNKICFQGYLANCNNEKNIVISNNTIIGTTINLFNKKHSFCSDLFVDNEYHKINLLAFSKKALSKLKQYLYDHYGNELELANIYSTFSEVTAKNVNKAHALEYICKLENIDLEHTAVVGDSLNDYPMFEIAKYKFAMKKANEKLKQISTYIASSKRSNQFSEIIDQTISLID, from the coding sequence ATGGATATTGAAAACAAAAACCAATTAAAACTAATTGGTATTGATCTTGATGGAACTTTGCTATCAAGAAGAAAAAAAGTAACTACCAAAGTTATTAATGCTTTATTAAAATTACGTCAAAAATCACCAGAATTAGTAATTGCAATTATTACTGGCAGATTTTCACGCAGTGCTCAAAGAATTATTAAAACTTTGAATAATTCAGGAGTTGATGTTAATTATCTTTGTTCTTCGAATGGTTCTGTTGTTTATTCTGTTAAAAACGAAGAATACCAAAAACTTTATGAATTAAATATCCCTTCTAAAAATGCTAGGGTGATTTTTGAATACTGTTTAAAGAATAAGATTTGTTTTCAAGGATATTTAGCTAATTGCAACAATGAAAAAAACATTGTGATTAGCAATAATACAATCATAGGCACAACAATTAACTTATTTAATAAAAAACACAGCTTTTGCTCTGATCTTTTTGTTGATAACGAATACCATAAGATTAATTTATTAGCGTTTTCTAAAAAAGCATTATCTAAATTAAAACAATACTTATATGATCATTATGGTAATGAATTAGAATTAGCTAATATTTATTCAACATTCAGCGAAGTAACAGCTAAAAACGTGAATAAAGCACACGCTCTTGAATATATTTGCAAATTAGAAAATATTGATCTAGAACACACAGCTGTTGTTGGTGATTCATTAAATGACTATCCGATGTTTGAAATTGCTAAATACAAGTTTGCTATGAAAAAAGCTAATGAAAAATTAAAGCAAATTTCAACATACATCGCTTCATCAAAAAGAAGCAATCAATTTAGTGAAATTATCGATCAAACAATCAGTTTAATTGATTAA
- a CDS encoding lysylphosphatidylglycerol synthase transmembrane domain-containing protein, whose translation MANTKIDRSKLNIKRISITIVGVVVLLIAVLTVIFLKNTNFAKIFKILESPTNKIQLLFVALIFTCMVYGFLWQFLTLFIIARNYKIKAKWYEWIIYALVSTLINNVTPFATGAEPYKVYWLVKNKVKLSDAITIVGATAIYWSIVQITVTWPSFIYISTKYDLLSQSENGLIAYWFTFCGMIVDFGIFSFFATAVFSEKFHLLVFKVVNKLRKLLKLKPLQETDRLDYVNQKQMFIKEFKRVGIVIFMFLFTASLVLFQYSSIYMSLKILNSELANAYHFVEVFNFTNISVTANNFIPIPGAEGTIQFTLELYFKSLIDKNSLTPELVKYFNSKTMQNDINDTIFLWRFILFYLPTMIGIIPGIAEIVQYIKSIRTPTIPPTNSVENNSLNTAVNNQ comes from the coding sequence ATGGCTAATACAAAAATTGATCGTTCTAAGTTAAATATTAAAAGAATTAGCATCACAATTGTGGGTGTTGTTGTGTTGTTGATCGCCGTATTGACTGTCATTTTCTTGAAAAACACCAACTTTGCTAAGATTTTCAAAATTCTTGAAAGTCCAACTAATAAAATTCAATTATTGTTCGTCGCATTAATCTTTACTTGCATGGTTTATGGGTTCTTGTGACAATTCTTAACATTATTTATTATTGCTAGAAACTACAAAATCAAAGCTAAATGGTATGAATGAATTATTTATGCCTTAGTTAGCACATTAATAAATAACGTCACTCCCTTTGCGACAGGTGCTGAACCATATAAGGTTTATTGACTTGTTAAAAATAAAGTTAAATTAAGTGACGCCATTACTATTGTTGGTGCTACTGCTATTTATTGGTCAATTGTTCAGATCACAGTAACCTGACCTAGCTTTATTTATATATCTACTAAGTACGATTTATTATCACAATCAGAAAACGGATTAATTGCTTATTGATTTACTTTCTGTGGAATGATTGTTGATTTTGGTATCTTTTCATTTTTTGCAACAGCTGTATTTAGTGAAAAGTTTCACTTATTAGTTTTTAAAGTTGTTAATAAATTAAGAAAATTATTAAAACTAAAACCCTTGCAAGAAACTGATCGTTTAGATTATGTAAATCAAAAACAGATGTTTATTAAAGAATTTAAACGAGTTGGTATTGTTATCTTTATGTTTTTATTTACAGCTAGTTTAGTGTTGTTTCAATATTCTTCAATTTACATGTCATTAAAGATTTTGAACTCTGAATTAGCTAATGCTTATCATTTTGTTGAAGTATTTAACTTTACTAATATTTCAGTTACAGCAAATAACTTTATTCCAATCCCAGGAGCTGAGGGGACAATCCAATTTACATTAGAACTTTATTTCAAATCATTAATTGATAAAAACTCATTAACACCAGAACTAGTTAAATACTTTAATAGTAAAACGATGCAAAACGATATTAATGACACAATCTTTTTATGAAGATTTATCTTGTTCTACTTACCAACAATGATTGGAATAATTCCTGGAATTGCTGAAATCGTTCAATACATTAAATCAATAAGAACTCCAACAATTCCTCCAACAAACTCAGTAGAAAATAATTCATTAAATACTGCAGTTAATAATCAATAA
- a CDS encoding Cof-type HAD-IIB family hydrolase gives MVNYKKLLIISDLDGTLLNSEGKLSSQTIRVVDKINKLGHHFCIATGRPSRASIDIYNQLKLKTVMANLNGSFIWNPSDKGFKEINLSFSKHLVTNLLSNSSIIKLVDNIIVENDEGTYIMKKPSSSNEHDEFLDCFHIDGKDNCSFGKDKLMNLKNDPNTILLQIKDPKKIDEVVFQLKERFSTFIVRRWSLPISGDIIEVNTVYANKGNALDYLSSYYGVPKELIVAFGDGENDIEMLQKARFGYAMKNGISSAKLLARYITKMDNNNHGVAFELYHKIVKKALQNKSKICGKNT, from the coding sequence ATGGTTAATTACAAAAAATTATTAATTATCTCAGATCTTGATGGCACCTTATTAAATAGTGAAGGTAAATTAAGTTCACAAACAATTCGGGTTGTTGATAAGATCAATAAACTTGGTCATCATTTTTGTATTGCAACAGGAAGACCTTCACGTGCTTCGATTGATATTTACAATCAATTAAAACTAAAAACTGTAATGGCTAACTTAAATGGTTCATTTATTTGAAACCCATCAGATAAGGGTTTTAAAGAAATCAATTTAAGTTTTTCTAAACATTTAGTTACCAACTTATTAAGCAATAGCTCAATCATTAAACTAGTTGATAATATCATTGTTGAAAACGACGAAGGAACTTACATTATGAAAAAACCATCAAGTTCTAATGAACATGATGAGTTTTTAGATTGTTTCCATATTGATGGTAAGGATAATTGTTCTTTTGGTAAGGACAAATTAATGAATTTAAAAAATGATCCTAATACGATCTTATTGCAAATTAAAGATCCTAAGAAAATTGATGAAGTTGTTTTCCAACTAAAAGAACGATTTAGCACTTTCATCGTAAGAAGATGATCATTGCCAATCTCTGGTGATATTATTGAAGTTAATACTGTGTATGCTAACAAAGGTAATGCATTAGATTATCTAAGTAGTTATTATGGTGTTCCTAAAGAATTAATTGTGGCATTTGGTGATGGTGAAAATGATATTGAAATGTTACAAAAAGCTAGATTTGGTTACGCAATGAAAAATGGAATTTCAAGCGCTAAATTATTAGCTAGATACATCACTAAAATGGATAACAATAACCACGGTGTAGCATTTGAACTTTATCACAAAATTGTTAAGAAAGCATTACAAAATAAATCAAAAATATGCGGTAAAAACACATAA
- a CDS encoding PTS sugar transporter subunit IIA produces MNKATWVFLNIITLGIIRIVANKKAKRMSSQVNQELKISNKLPFNLDNFVRALGSWDNLQSSEATLNMIKISVVDKNKINPDQIKKEFKIKGIMWSGNNLSLVCGDYAISLSEQINSRISK; encoded by the coding sequence ATGAACAAAGCAACTTGAGTTTTTTTAAATATTATTACGCTCGGAATTATTAGAATAGTGGCTAATAAAAAAGCCAAGCGGATGTCAAGTCAAGTTAATCAAGAATTAAAGATATCAAATAAGCTTCCTTTTAATCTTGATAATTTTGTTCGCGCCTTAGGTTCATGAGACAACCTACAAAGTTCTGAAGCTACACTTAATATGATTAAGATAAGTGTGGTTGATAAAAATAAAATCAATCCAGATCAAATTAAAAAAGAATTCAAGATTAAAGGGATTATGTGATCTGGCAACAACCTTTCATTGGTTTGCGGCGATTACGCAATTAGCTTATCTGAACAAATAAATTCAAGGATTAGTAAGTAA
- a CDS encoding NAD(+) kinase, with translation MNKKYHLISSPAAKAIELEPRIKKVLNQSLQEVSDPKQADYLFINGGDGTFIKQAVQHDREGLKIIGINGGTLGFYTSFNEENIDQIVDCLDKLPYNNLDFIKLKVEDQTFYAINEFNINSTTAYGYDIYFNDLFYEKFRGTGLLISTRTGSTGITKSAHGAILFPGLNAIEIVEMNPLLHSSFVTIQSPIILPIDTKIRIEIKENYCAGEACPRIICDGAVIKKGLSSTCIEVDAIKSKSQFVFANDLASFIERLQKTFIY, from the coding sequence ATGAATAAAAAATACCATTTAATTTCATCTCCTGCTGCTAAGGCAATTGAATTAGAACCAAGAATTAAGAAGGTTTTAAATCAATCATTACAAGAAGTAAGTGATCCAAAACAAGCTGATTATTTATTTATTAATGGTGGTGATGGAACTTTTATTAAGCAAGCAGTGCAACATGATCGTGAAGGTTTAAAAATCATCGGGATCAATGGCGGCACTTTAGGTTTTTATACTTCATTTAATGAAGAAAATATTGATCAGATTGTTGATTGTTTGGATAAATTACCTTACAACAATTTAGATTTCATTAAGTTAAAAGTTGAAGATCAAACCTTTTATGCAATCAATGAATTCAACATTAATTCAACGACTGCTTATGGGTATGATATTTATTTCAATGATCTGTTTTATGAAAAATTCAGAGGAACTGGCTTGTTGATATCAACAAGAACAGGATCAACAGGGATTACTAAATCAGCTCATGGTGCAATCTTATTCCCTGGATTAAATGCTATTGAAATTGTTGAGATGAACCCATTGTTGCACTCAAGTTTTGTAACAATCCAATCACCAATTATTTTGCCAATTGATACGAAGATCAGAATTGAAATTAAAGAAAACTACTGTGCTGGTGAAGCTTGTCCAAGAATTATTTGCGATGGTGCTGTAATTAAAAAAGGGCTAAGTTCTACCTGCATTGAAGTTGATGCAATTAAATCTAAATCACAATTTGTTTTTGCTAATGATTTAGCTAGTTTTATTGAAAGATTACAAAAAACTTTCATTTATTAA
- the trpS gene encoding tryptophan--tRNA ligase — protein sequence MNKIISGIQSTGFLHLGNYLGSISQNLSLQDKYQLNLFVANLHTITVDFDPKTAQQNIIDLVKIYLAAGLDIEKNNIFLQSEINEHPALGHVLLCHTTMGELERMTQYKDKKQKFVQHNQTVKIPTGLLTYPTLMAADILIYNADYVCVGADQKQHIELTRNIAIRMNNKYGELFKIPEPIIASVGARIMDLNDPSKKMSKSSLSKKGVISLDDSKEEVLAKIKSAKTDALNKINYDYSTQPEVSNLVGIYYASINDHLNQELRQKLFNKVTKISVEDIINKFNNKSYKDFKEELFEVVWNILAIIQANKAKISDEYVRQVLDMGKKNLLPIAKQTLLNVYKKLGMVV from the coding sequence ATGAATAAGATAATCTCAGGAATTCAATCAACCGGTTTTTTACATTTAGGTAACTATCTAGGATCAATTTCACAAAATCTTAGCTTGCAAGATAAGTATCAACTTAATTTATTTGTAGCTAACTTACATACAATTACAGTTGATTTTGATCCCAAAACAGCTCAACAAAACATTATTGATTTAGTTAAGATTTATTTAGCAGCTGGACTAGATATTGAAAAAAATAATATTTTTTTACAATCTGAAATCAACGAACACCCTGCATTAGGACATGTGTTGTTATGTCATACCACTATGGGTGAATTAGAACGAATGACACAATATAAAGATAAAAAACAAAAGTTCGTTCAACATAACCAAACAGTTAAAATCCCGACAGGGTTATTAACTTATCCAACATTAATGGCGGCTGATATTTTAATTTATAATGCTGATTATGTTTGTGTTGGTGCTGATCAAAAACAACACATTGAATTAACCAGAAACATCGCCATTAGAATGAATAATAAGTATGGTGAATTGTTTAAGATCCCTGAACCTATTATTGCATCGGTTGGTGCTAGAATTATGGATTTAAATGATCCAAGTAAGAAGATGTCAAAATCTTCTTTATCTAAAAAAGGTGTAATTAGTCTTGATGATAGTAAAGAAGAAGTTTTAGCAAAAATCAAATCAGCTAAAACTGATGCTTTAAATAAGATTAATTATGATTATTCAACTCAACCAGAAGTAAGTAATTTGGTTGGTATTTATTACGCATCAATTAACGATCACCTTAATCAAGAATTAAGACAAAAGTTATTCAACAAGGTGACAAAAATTAGTGTAGAGGATATAATAAATAAATTTAACAATAAATCTTATAAAGATTTTAAAGAAGAACTATTCGAAGTTGTCTGAAACATTTTAGCAATTATTCAAGCTAATAAAGCAAAAATTAGTGATGAGTATGTAAGACAAGTGCTAGATATGGGTAAGAAAAATCTATTGCCAATTGCTAAACAGACTTTATTGAATGTTTATAAAAAATTGGGAATGGTAGTGTAA
- the dnaK gene encoding molecular chaperone DnaK, which yields MSDNGLIIGIDLGTTNSCVSVMEGTQKTVIENPEGKRTTPSVVSYKNGEIIVGDAAKRQMLTNPNTIVSIKRLMGTSKKVKINDKGVEKELTPEEVSASILSYLKDFAEKKTGQKITRAVITVPAYFNDAERQATKTAGKIAGLNVERIINEPTAAALAYGIDKGNREMKVLVYDLGGGTFDVSLLDIADGTFEVMATAGDNRLGGDDWDNKIIDWIIEEIKKDHPSLDLKSDKMAMQRLKEAAERAKIELSAQLEALISLPFIAVTPEGPVNAELTLSRSKFEEFTKDLLERTRNPIADVLKEAKVEPSQIDEILLVGGSTRMPAVQKLVESMIPGKSPNRTINPDEVVALGAAVQGGVLRGDVKDILLLDVTPLTLAIETLGGVATPIIKRNTTIPVSKSQIFSTAQDNQESVDVSIYQGERPMARENKSLGTFSLGGIQPAPKGKPQIEITFNIDANGILNVKAKDLTTGKENSITISNSSELDENEIQRMIRDAEANKERDAIVKQRIEMRYEGEGIVNTINEILGSKEAEALPPEEKTSLTKIVEGINSALKAEKWDELKNQIDGFKKWRDDMSKKYGGGEAPESK from the coding sequence ATGTCTGATAACGGATTAATTATTGGGATTGACCTTGGGACAACTAACTCATGTGTATCTGTAATGGAAGGAACACAAAAAACAGTTATTGAAAACCCAGAAGGTAAAAGAACAACTCCATCAGTAGTTTCATACAAAAACGGTGAAATTATTGTAGGTGATGCTGCTAAGCGTCAAATGTTAACTAACCCAAACACAATCGTTTCTATTAAACGTTTAATGGGAACTAGCAAAAAAGTAAAAATTAACGACAAAGGTGTTGAAAAAGAATTAACTCCTGAAGAAGTTTCTGCTAGTATTTTAAGTTACCTTAAAGATTTCGCTGAAAAGAAAACTGGTCAAAAAATTACAAGAGCTGTAATTACAGTTCCTGCTTACTTCAACGACGCAGAACGTCAAGCTACAAAAACAGCTGGTAAAATTGCTGGTTTAAACGTAGAAAGAATTATTAACGAACCTACAGCTGCTGCTTTAGCTTACGGTATTGATAAAGGTAACCGTGAAATGAAGGTTCTTGTGTATGACCTTGGGGGTGGTACATTCGACGTTTCATTACTAGATATCGCTGATGGTACATTCGAAGTTATGGCTACTGCTGGGGACAACAGACTTGGTGGTGATGACTGAGATAACAAGATCATTGACTGAATTATTGAAGAAATCAAAAAAGATCACCCATCATTAGACCTTAAGTCTGATAAGATGGCTATGCAAAGATTAAAAGAAGCTGCTGAAAGAGCTAAGATTGAATTATCAGCTCAATTAGAAGCATTAATCTCATTACCATTCATCGCAGTTACTCCAGAAGGTCCAGTAAACGCTGAATTAACTTTATCAAGATCTAAATTCGAAGAATTTACAAAAGATTTACTTGAAAGAACAAGAAACCCAATTGCTGACGTATTAAAAGAAGCAAAAGTTGAACCAAGCCAAATCGATGAAATTCTATTAGTTGGTGGTTCTACAAGAATGCCAGCTGTTCAAAAACTAGTTGAATCAATGATTCCTGGTAAATCTCCTAACCGTACAATTAACCCAGACGAAGTAGTTGCTCTAGGTGCTGCTGTACAAGGTGGGGTGTTAAGAGGGGACGTTAAAGACATCTTATTATTAGACGTTACTCCTTTAACATTAGCAATCGAAACTCTAGGTGGTGTTGCGACTCCAATTATTAAAAGAAACACAACAATTCCAGTTTCTAAATCTCAAATTTTCTCAACTGCACAAGATAACCAAGAATCAGTAGACGTTTCAATCTACCAAGGTGAACGTCCAATGGCAAGAGAAAACAAATCATTAGGTACTTTCTCACTAGGGGGAATTCAACCAGCTCCTAAAGGTAAGCCACAAATTGAAATTACATTCAACATTGACGCTAACGGTATCTTAAACGTTAAAGCTAAGGACTTAACAACTGGTAAAGAAAATAGTATTACTATTTCTAACTCTTCAGAATTGGATGAAAACGAAATCCAAAGAATGATCCGTGACGCTGAAGCGAACAAAGAACGTGATGCTATCGTTAAACAACGAATTGAAATGCGTTATGAAGGTGAAGGTATTGTTAATACAATTAACGAAATCCTTGGTTCTAAAGAAGCTGAAGCTTTACCACCTGAAGAAAAAACAAGTCTTACTAAGATCGTTGAAGGTATTAACAGTGCTCTTAAAGCTGAAAAATGAGATGAACTGAAAAACCAAATCGACGGCTTCAAGAAATGACGTGATGATATGTCTAAGAAATACGGTGGCGGTGAAGCTCCTGAAAGCAAATAG
- a CDS encoding Spx/MgsR family RNA polymerase-binding regulatory protein — protein sequence MADITNNQIDNIVLFITASCIGCTRVRRFFRENKLAHKEVNFYKSPIDEKYFKDILSLTEKGVFDIISTRSKYLQNNKVNIDELTISELINLVHQHPSILKRPIILQYDKSGNPKRLMIGYNSTDIRVFLRDIADVKAYYSDEYWFDEQSSLNDKKHE from the coding sequence ATGGCAGATATTACAAATAATCAAATCGACAACATTGTTTTATTCATAACAGCTTCTTGTATTGGGTGTACAAGAGTAAGACGATTTTTTAGAGAAAACAAATTAGCTCATAAAGAAGTAAATTTCTATAAGAGCCCGATTGATGAAAAATATTTTAAAGATATTTTAAGTTTAACCGAAAAAGGTGTATTTGATATTATCTCGACCCGTTCAAAATATTTACAAAATAACAAAGTAAATATCGACGAACTAACCATTAGTGAACTAATTAATTTAGTTCATCAACATCCAAGCATTCTAAAAAGACCAATCATTTTACAATATGATAAATCAGGCAATCCCAAGCGTTTAATGATTGGGTATAACTCAACTGATATTAGGGTCTTTTTAAGAGATATTGCTGATGTTAAAGCATATTATAGTGATGAATATTGATTTGATGAACAAAGTTCATTAAATGACAAAAAACATGAATAA